Proteins encoded within one genomic window of Candidatus Binataceae bacterium:
- a CDS encoding ArsA-related P-loop ATPase produces the protein MNLPRVLFVTGKGGTGKSTIAAALAMALARRRPTILADLDGRGTAAAILADFAQPHGALEVVSLSPRSELTAFIERIVPLRAISRRMLKSRTFGYVTAALPGLEAFLLLERLRIMGGDAALEDRFVVIDAPASGSALELLSVPPGLKGIAPAGALNRLADSVEKFLIDPTRFGVVITVTPEDLAIREAIETAAAIRERFGAAPIFAIMNRTPEQLFDTSELAALTPLGAYAELAIRRYATHERAVIGIETLREAGLATIVLPMLFTPAMNFREVAQLSRALEPALAAA, from the coding sequence ATGAATCTGCCGCGCGTTTTGTTCGTGACCGGCAAAGGAGGCACCGGCAAGAGCACGATTGCCGCCGCGCTCGCGATGGCGCTGGCGCGCAGGCGGCCGACGATCCTTGCCGACCTCGACGGGCGTGGCACGGCAGCCGCGATCCTCGCGGATTTCGCTCAGCCGCACGGCGCGCTCGAAGTCGTTTCGCTCAGCCCGCGCTCGGAGCTCACCGCGTTTATTGAGCGAATCGTGCCGCTGCGCGCGATTTCGCGCCGGATGCTGAAGAGCAGGACGTTCGGCTACGTCACCGCTGCGCTACCCGGCCTCGAAGCATTTCTGTTGCTGGAGCGGCTGCGAATCATGGGCGGAGATGCGGCACTCGAAGATCGTTTCGTCGTGATCGATGCCCCCGCCTCGGGCTCCGCGCTGGAGTTGCTGTCGGTGCCGCCCGGCCTCAAGGGTATCGCGCCGGCAGGAGCGCTCAATCGCCTCGCAGATTCGGTCGAGAAGTTTCTCATCGACCCGACGCGCTTCGGCGTCGTGATCACGGTAACGCCTGAGGATCTCGCGATTCGCGAGGCGATTGAAACTGCGGCCGCGATTCGGGAGCGGTTCGGCGCCGCGCCGATTTTCGCGATTATGAATCGCACGCCAGAGCAGCTCTTCGATACATCCGAGCTCGCCGCGCTTACGCCCCTGGGTGCTTACGCGGAGCTCGCAATTCGTCGCTACGCCACGCACGAGCGCGCCGTGATCGGAATCGAAACGCTGCGCGAAGCGGGGTTGGCGACGATCGTACTGCCGATGCTCTTCACGCCCGCGATGAACTTTCGTGAAGTCGCGCAATTGAGCCGCGCACTGGAGCCGGCTCTGGCCGCGGCATGA